The Mytilus galloprovincialis chromosome 2, xbMytGall1.hap1.1, whole genome shotgun sequence genome has a window encoding:
- the LOC143062565 gene encoding uncharacterized protein LOC143062565 codes for MTATTVESIERQINSHLRRWLGVPPSFTAIGLYSRSSQLQLPLTSTLEEYKVSKSRLVMTLRDSKDSKISEAGIQTRTGRKWSARTAVDQAESILHHKDIVGNTCTGRQGLGMTHFQQWSKATPKEKSSMVQSEIRTVEEEQRRAKAVELSRQGAWMKWNLPERKITWAELWRMEPFRISFMLRSVYDTLPSPSNLHQWGLMEEPSCKLCGERGTMAHILSGCKVALTQGRYRWRHDKVLKHLAEILDIERKKKRPSKTEAKQIRFVREGDTGHATKSQQHFILDKGSDWNMRADIGKKLVFPECVQTTLRPDIVVWSQPSKMIVAIELTVPWEERCEEAYQRKKEKYTELMTTCRERGWKAWLFPVEVGCRGFPAQSVWRMLQAMGIVGKARKTAVRQLGEAAERSSCWLWHRRDDLSWKPSADE; via the coding sequence ATGACAGCAACAACAGTCGAATCTATAGAAAGACAGATAAACAGCCACCTAAGAAGATGGCTAGGAGTACCACCAAGCTTTACAGCCATAGGCCTTTACAGTAGATCATCACAACTACAGCTACCTTTAACATCAACTTTGGAGGAATACAAGGTATCAAAGAGCAGACTTGTTATGACTCTCAGAGACTCGAAGGATAGCAAGATCAGTGAGGCAGGAATACAGACACGTACTGGACGCAAATGGTCAGCAAGAACTGCAGTCGATCAAGCAGAAAGTATTCTTCACCACAAAGACATAGTTGGCAACACCTGTACTGGTAGACAAGGCTTAGGAATGACACATTTCCAACAGTGGTCAAAGGCAACACCAAAAGAGAAGAGTAGCATGGTACAGTCAGAAATAAGAACAGTAGAAGAAGAACAAAGAAGGGCAAAAGCAGTGGAGCTAAGCCGTCAAGGTGCATGGATGAAGTGGAACTTGCCAGAAAGAAAGATCACATGGGCAGAGTTATGGAGGATGGAACCATTCAGAATCTCATTCATGCTTAGGTCTGTGTACGATACACTTCCTTCCCCTTCAAACTTACACCAGTGGGGGCTGATGGAAGAACCAAGCTGCAAGTTATGTGGTGAACGAGGTACTATGGCACATATACTTTCAGGCTGCAAGGTTGCTCTGACACAGGGAAGGTATCGATGGCGACACGACAAGGTCCTAAAACATCTAGCAGAAATCCTTGATATAGAGAGAAAAAAGAAGAGACCATCAAAAACAGAGGCAAAACAGATCAGATTCGTTAGAGAGGGAGATACTGGACATGCAACAAAGTCTCAACAGCACTTCATCTTGGACAAGGGCAGTGATTGGAACATGAGAGCTGACATTGGAAAGAAGCTTGTGTTTCCAGAATGCGTACAGACAACCCTACGCCCAGACATTGTAGTGTGGTCACAGCCTTCAAAGATGATAGTTGCAATAGAACTGACAGTTCCTTGGGAAGAGAGATGTGAAGAGGCATACCAGCGGAAGAAGGAAAAGTATACAGAGCTGATGACAACATGTAGAGAGAGAGGTTGGAAAGCATGGCTGTTCCCAGTAGAAGTAGGCTGCAGAGGTTTTCCTGCACAGTCAGTATGGAGGATGCTACAGGCAATGGGAATAGTTGGAAAGGCAAGAAAGACAGCAGTAAGACAGCTAGGGGAAGCAGCAGAGCGTTCATCTTGCTGGTTATGGCATCGCCGAGATGATCTGAGCTGGAAGCCGAGTGCTGATGAGTAG